A genome region from Manis javanica isolate MJ-LG chromosome 3, MJ_LKY, whole genome shotgun sequence includes the following:
- the CCR1 gene encoding C-C chemokine receptor type 1, whose amino-acid sequence MEMSATSKDYAMTTEYNYEDATPCQKGEVRDFGAQLLPPLYSLVFITGLVGNILVVLVLMQYKRLKSMTNIYLFNLAISDLLFLLTLPFWIDYKLKDNWVFGDGMCKFLSGLYYIGLYSEIFFIILLTLDRYLAIVHAIFALQARTVIFGIVTSIATWVLAILASIPDWHFSKTQWEFSHYTCSLHFPYESLKTWKKFQALKLNILGLVLPLLVMIVCYTGILNILLRRPSEKKSKAVRLIFVIMLIFFLFWTPYNLSMLVHAFQDSLFTRECEQSKQLDLALQVTEVIAYSHCCINPVIYAFVGEKFRKYLRQLFHRLVAVRVAKWLPFFSPGRLERASSMSPSTGEHELSAGF is encoded by the coding sequence ATGGAAATGTCAGCCACCTCAAAGGACTATGCCATGACCACAGAATATAACTACGAGGATGCAACCCCATGCCAGAAGGGAGAGGTGAGGGACTTTGGGGCCCAGCTGCTGCCTCCTTTGTACTCTCTGGTATTCATCACTGGCCTAGTTGGCAACATTCTGGTAGTCCTGGTCCTCATGCAATACAAGAGACTCAAAAGTATGACCAACATCTACCTTTTTAACCTGGCCATTTCTGACCTGCTCTTCCTCCTCACACTGCCTTTCTGGATTGACTACAAGCTGAAGGATAACTGGGTATTTGGTGATGGCATGTGTAAGTTCCTCTCAGGGCTTTACTACATAGGCTTGTACAGCGAGATCTTTTTCATCATCCTGCTGACCCTTGACAGATACCTGGCCATCGTCCATGCCATATTCGCCCTGCAAGCCCGGACTGTCATCTTTGGTATTGTCACCAGCATTGCCACCTGGGTCCTGGCCATCTTGGCTTCCATCCCAGACTGGCATTTCTCCAAAACTCAGTGGGAGTTCTCTCATTATACCTGCAGTCTTCATTTCCCCTATGAAAGCCTAAAAACGTGGAAAAAGTTCCAGGCTCTGAAACTGAACATCTTGGGACTGGTTTTGCCACTCTTGGTCATGATTGTCTGCTACACAGGGATTTTAAACATTCTGCTCAGGCGGCCAAGTGAGAAGAAATCCAAAGCCGTCCGTCTGATTTTTGTCATCATGctcatcttcttcctcttttgGACCCCCTACAATCTGTCTATGCTTGTTCATGCTTTCCAAGACTCCCTGTTCACCAGGGAGTGTGAGCAGAGCAAGCAGCTGGACCTGGCCTTGCAGGTGACGGAGGTGATCGCCTACTCGCACTGCTGCATCAACCCCGTCATCTACGCCTTCGTCGGTGAGAAGTTCCGCAAGTACCTGCGCCAGCTGTTCCACAGGCTTGTGGCCGTGCGCGTGGCTAAGTGgctccccttcttctcccctgGGAGGCTGGAGAGGGCCAGCTCCATGTCCCCTTCCACAGGGGAGCACGAACTGTCTGCTGGGTTCTGA